A window of Halalkalicoccus sp. NIPERK01 genomic DNA:
GACGACGGCGTCGCGCCCCAGACCCAGGAACACGTCTTCCTCGCGCGCACGCTCGGGATCAACGAACTCATCGTCGGCGTCAACAAGATGGACCTCGTCGACTACTCCGAGAGCGACTACAAGCAGGTCGTCGAGGAGGTCAAGAAGCTCCTGAACCAGGTCCGCTTCGACACGGAGGACGCCGAATTCATCCCGATCTCGGCGTTCGAGGGCGACAACATCGCCGAGCGCTCCGAGAACACCGACTGGTACGACGGCAAGATCCTGCTCGAAGCGCTCAACAGCCTCGAAGCGCCCCAGCCGCCGACGGACGCGCCGCTGCGCCTGCCGATCCAGGACGTCTACACCATCTCCGGCATCGGCACCGTCC
This region includes:
- a CDS encoding GTP-binding protein, with amino-acid sequence DDGVAPQTQEHVFLARTLGINELIVGVNKMDLVDYSESDYKQVVEEVKKLLNQVRFDTEDAEFIPISAFEGDNIAERSENTDWYDGKILLEALNSLEAPQPPTDAPLRLPIQDVYTISGIGTV